In a genomic window of Ignavibacteria bacterium:
- a CDS encoding ABC transporter ATP-binding protein — MHEDHSQRPVIFDAQHIGKTYTMGEVEVVALRDVSLSINSGELLVILGASGSGKSTLLNILGGLDVPTTGTVSYRGQDMTHADDKALTMFRRKAVGFVFQFYNIIPSLTALENVKLVTDIADHPMDPREALELVGLGDRMSHFPAQMSGGEQQRVAIARAVAKRPDVLLCDEPTGALDFTTGILVLDVIEKVHRELDATVALITHNAGIADMADRVIKMRSGEIIEELRPAIRKSPKELSW, encoded by the coding sequence ATGCATGAGGACCATTCACAACGCCCCGTCATATTCGATGCGCAGCATATAGGCAAGACCTATACGATGGGCGAGGTAGAGGTTGTGGCCCTGCGTGATGTTTCGTTGTCGATCAATTCGGGCGAACTCCTCGTGATCCTAGGGGCTTCCGGAAGTGGCAAGTCCACCCTGCTCAATATTCTTGGCGGGCTGGATGTGCCAACCACCGGGACGGTGTCGTATCGAGGTCAGGACATGACCCATGCCGATGACAAAGCGCTTACGATGTTTCGACGAAAAGCCGTGGGCTTTGTCTTCCAATTCTATAACATCATCCCCAGCCTTACGGCTCTCGAGAATGTGAAACTCGTAACAGACATCGCAGACCATCCCATGGATCCGCGGGAGGCTCTGGAGCTTGTGGGTCTCGGAGATCGCATGAGTCATTTCCCTGCTCAGATGTCAGGGGGCGAGCAACAACGTGTAGCGATCGCCCGTGCCGTTGCGAAACGTCCGGATGTACTGCTCTGTGATGAGCCAACAGGCGCGCTTGACTTCACAACAGGCATCCTGGTTCTTGACGTGATCGAAAAGGTGCATCGCGAGCTTGACGCGACCGTTGCTCTTATCACTCACAATGCGGGTATCGCCGACATGGCGGACCGAGTGATCAAGATGCGAAGCGGTGAGATCATCGAGGAACTTCGACCGGCAATCCGGAAGTCCCCCAAGGAACTGTCGTGGTAA
- a CDS encoding UDP-2,3-diacylglucosamine diphosphatase: MPSEASPAIAPDQEHDFADHELQPVHFDHEADLDTLIVSDIHLGSDVSRSKRLIELMRMLKFSRLILNGDVFDDLNFKRLTRDDWKFLSYIRKASNPRKGIEVVWVVGNHDGGVAEILTHLLGVPVHEEYVWEGQGRRYLAIHGHQFDKWITEHVFVTAVASWIYLVIQKLDPHHRASRWVKRTSKKWLRLSDKVGHDAALHGRKKHQADVVFCGHTHRAVDIMVDDVRYVNSGCWTDKPSQYITIGHSGEIAVRECH, from the coding sequence ATGCCTTCAGAAGCTTCACCAGCGATCGCACCGGATCAGGAACATGATTTTGCCGATCATGAGTTGCAGCCGGTACACTTTGACCATGAGGCCGATCTCGACACGTTGATCGTGTCAGATATCCACCTCGGCTCGGATGTGTCTCGGTCTAAACGCTTGATCGAACTCATGAGAATGTTGAAGTTCAGCAGACTGATCCTCAATGGAGATGTCTTTGATGATCTGAACTTCAAACGTCTTACACGTGATGATTGGAAGTTCCTGTCCTACATCAGGAAGGCGTCCAATCCGCGCAAGGGCATTGAGGTGGTCTGGGTTGTTGGCAATCACGACGGCGGCGTTGCCGAGATCCTCACCCACCTTCTGGGTGTACCCGTCCATGAAGAATACGTGTGGGAAGGACAAGGAAGGCGATACCTAGCCATCCATGGTCACCAGTTCGACAAATGGATAACCGAACATGTGTTTGTGACGGCCGTTGCCTCCTGGATCTACCTCGTCATCCAAAAGCTTGATCCACATCACCGCGCATCGAGGTGGGTAAAACGAACCAGCAAGAAGTGGCTTCGCCTCAGCGACAAGGTAGGGCACGATGCCGCCCTTCATGGTCGCAAGAAGCACCAAGCAGATGTGGTCTTCTGCGGTCATACCCATCGAGCCGTAGATATCATGGTTGACGACGTTCGGTATGTGAACTCGGGCTGCTGGACGGACAAACCCTCGCAGTACATTACGATTGGTCACTCCGGCGAGATCGCCGTGAGAGAGTGTCATTAG
- a CDS encoding ABC transporter permease produces MKLFREIGHMRGQLLAIVIVIGSGIANFVAFRSVEASMVLTQRAYYEESQFADIFVSARRVPESVRERLQSIPGVAHVETRVVTDVMLDIPGLNEPASGLISSVPDQGQPLLNRLHLQSGRWIREGAEDEVIVSAAFSQANEFQPGDRFSAVINGRWRPLTIVGIALSSEYVLEVRPGTFMIDNKRYGIMWMGRSALAAAYDMKGAFNSALVGLEPGASERMVIEELDVVLKQYGSVGAIGREDQMSHRFLSDEIAGLRVQALIVPTIFLGVAIFLLNIALLRLVSTQRMYIAILKAFGYSNVRIALHYIGFGLFSVAGGTVLGLIGGYYIGDWLVDLYTRFYRFPVLRFDMPEGVILGAVGLSALAAVLGAISSVRTALKLPPAEAMRPEAPKNYRAGILEKWKIFRRLDPVMLMIVRNIVRRPVRAAVGVLSVAMAMSILVMGRYMVEMFDTILDVQFNRASREDAIVTFVLPRSASAVMDLQHLPGVMRVEPFRAVGADLEFGRHTKRTAITGVMKRPDLHRVSDMKGVYQPVADEGITISAYLAARFGAAVGDTITVKLLEGDRRSAPFIITGLVDEIMGVQAYMSSATLAELLREEGSLSGAYLQVDAQHLQDFYDVVKRTPTIAGVMLRSTAIQSFDDNYKENMDASSAYLVAFAAIIAFGVVYNSARIALSERGNELASLRVLGFTKLEIAVVLLGEQVVLILIALPLGMALGTYVSSLLPDALATDLFRFPFDITLKNLGLGALTITVIALISGFFIRRRLQKLDLIAVLKSRE; encoded by the coding sequence ATGAAATTGTTTCGAGAGATCGGCCACATGCGTGGTCAGCTCTTGGCCATCGTGATCGTGATCGGATCCGGCATTGCGAATTTCGTTGCCTTCCGAAGCGTGGAGGCATCAATGGTGCTCACGCAGCGGGCCTACTATGAAGAATCGCAGTTCGCCGACATTTTTGTTTCGGCGCGCCGGGTCCCTGAAAGTGTTCGTGAACGACTTCAATCGATCCCCGGCGTAGCCCACGTAGAGACCCGCGTGGTGACCGATGTTATGTTGGATATCCCTGGTCTCAACGAACCCGCAAGTGGTCTCATCTCCAGTGTACCGGATCAAGGGCAGCCCCTTCTCAATAGACTTCATCTGCAGAGCGGACGTTGGATCCGTGAAGGGGCAGAGGATGAGGTTATTGTATCGGCGGCGTTCTCGCAGGCCAATGAGTTCCAGCCGGGCGACCGTTTCAGCGCTGTGATCAACGGTCGATGGCGTCCCCTCACTATCGTTGGTATCGCACTCTCTTCGGAATATGTCCTAGAGGTGCGTCCCGGTACCTTCATGATCGACAATAAGCGATACGGGATCATGTGGATGGGTCGCAGTGCCCTCGCAGCTGCCTATGATATGAAGGGGGCATTCAACAGTGCACTCGTGGGACTCGAACCAGGTGCTAGTGAGCGTATGGTGATCGAAGAGCTTGATGTAGTTCTAAAACAATACGGCTCGGTCGGTGCCATCGGACGTGAGGATCAGATGTCGCACCGATTTCTCTCCGATGAGATCGCCGGACTTCGTGTGCAGGCGCTGATCGTTCCAACGATCTTCCTTGGCGTGGCGATCTTCCTTCTCAACATTGCGTTGTTGCGGCTGGTAAGTACCCAACGTATGTACATCGCCATCCTGAAGGCATTCGGATACAGCAATGTTCGCATCGCTCTTCACTATATCGGCTTTGGATTATTCTCTGTAGCCGGGGGAACAGTCTTGGGATTGATCGGAGGATACTACATCGGCGATTGGCTGGTTGATCTCTACACGCGATTCTATCGATTCCCAGTACTGAGATTCGATATGCCTGAAGGGGTCATCCTCGGAGCAGTAGGTCTGAGTGCATTGGCCGCCGTTTTGGGCGCTATCTCGTCTGTACGCACTGCATTGAAGCTTCCTCCCGCAGAGGCCATGCGACCGGAAGCACCAAAGAACTATCGAGCCGGGATCCTTGAGAAGTGGAAGATCTTCCGTCGACTCGACCCCGTTATGCTCATGATCGTCCGGAACATCGTCCGCAGACCCGTGCGTGCAGCTGTTGGTGTCCTATCCGTGGCTATGGCAATGTCCATCCTCGTTATGGGGCGATACATGGTTGAGATGTTCGACACGATCCTCGACGTGCAGTTCAATCGCGCCTCCCGCGAAGACGCCATTGTAACGTTCGTCCTGCCGCGTTCAGCATCGGCCGTGATGGATCTTCAACATCTTCCCGGTGTGATGCGTGTTGAACCATTCCGTGCTGTTGGAGCTGACCTCGAGTTCGGCAGGCATACGAAGAGAACTGCCATTACAGGGGTAATGAAGAGGCCGGATCTGCATCGTGTTTCGGATATGAAGGGCGTATATCAACCCGTTGCGGATGAGGGCATCACGATCTCGGCCTACCTCGCAGCAAGGTTCGGTGCTGCAGTTGGTGATACGATCACGGTGAAACTTCTTGAGGGAGATCGCAGGTCAGCCCCCTTCATTATCACTGGACTGGTTGACGAGATCATGGGTGTGCAGGCCTATATGAGTTCTGCAACGCTTGCTGAACTGCTGCGCGAAGAGGGGAGTCTTTCCGGCGCATATCTTCAGGTCGATGCGCAGCACCTCCAGGATTTCTATGATGTTGTGAAGCGTACTCCAACGATCGCCGGAGTAATGCTTCGAAGTACAGCCATCCAGAGCTTCGATGACAATTACAAAGAAAACATGGATGCATCGTCGGCATACCTCGTGGCATTTGCTGCGATCATTGCGTTCGGTGTTGTCTACAATTCAGCTCGGATCGCACTATCGGAGCGGGGGAATGAACTCGCGAGCCTTCGCGTCCTAGGCTTTACAAAGCTTGAGATCGCCGTGGTGCTTCTCGGTGAACAGGTGGTCCTCATATTGATCGCCTTGCCTCTAGGAATGGCACTTGGGACCTACGTCTCTTCACTGCTTCCTGATGCCCTTGCCACCGATCTCTTCCGCTTCCCGTTTGATATCACCTTGAAGAATCTAGGTCTTGGGGCACTGACCATTACCGTTATTGCACTGATAAGTGGGTTCTTCATTCGCAGACGATTACAAAAATTGGATCTCATTGCGGTCCTAAAATCCAGAGAATGA
- a CDS encoding efflux RND transporter periplasmic adaptor subunit: MKFKKPKHVGWIIAAIVVVGFIGFSLIPKPMKVEKATVQRQLLRQTIDAEARMRYTDRYVIAMPSTGTIERIDLEPGDSVLAGAIVAFYTPPALDARQRSETLARAEAANAAVSAARQQLTTLQPLLEQNQRRDERSQRLLASGAIPKEQAENAHDAFLQTQSELEAVKARIKAASYEERAIRAAVSAAPGQRVAITAPVTGVILRRYEENERTLMAGTPIMEIGDRTKQEIVIDVLSTDAVKVRIGQVVLITGWGGEDTLIARVTRVEPAARVKVSSLGVEEKRVDVVAVLAEVSSVIGDAYKVDAGIVLWEKQNVVTVPLGALLREKNGWYTFVVEDGKAKKRSVTLGPRSALLTSVSQGLTEGETVILHPAEALKENDAVE, from the coding sequence ATGAAGTTCAAGAAACCAAAACACGTCGGTTGGATCATCGCAGCGATCGTTGTTGTGGGGTTCATTGGGTTTTCACTCATACCGAAACCAATGAAGGTTGAAAAGGCAACGGTCCAACGACAATTGCTGAGACAGACCATTGATGCAGAAGCACGCATGCGATACACGGATCGATATGTGATTGCAATGCCTTCCACCGGAACGATCGAACGGATCGATCTTGAGCCCGGCGACAGCGTTCTTGCAGGTGCGATCGTGGCCTTTTACACGCCCCCTGCCCTGGATGCACGTCAGCGAAGCGAGACATTGGCTCGTGCTGAGGCAGCAAATGCTGCTGTGTCTGCAGCACGGCAACAACTGACCACACTGCAGCCGCTTCTCGAACAGAATCAACGAAGAGATGAACGATCCCAACGGTTGCTGGCGAGTGGTGCCATCCCGAAGGAACAAGCAGAGAATGCTCATGATGCGTTTCTGCAGACACAAAGCGAGTTAGAGGCAGTGAAGGCCAGGATCAAAGCGGCTTCGTATGAAGAGCGTGCCATTCGTGCGGCGGTCTCTGCCGCACCCGGACAGCGCGTTGCGATCACAGCCCCGGTCACTGGCGTGATCCTTCGCAGGTATGAAGAGAATGAGCGGACACTTATGGCTGGAACTCCGATCATGGAGATCGGGGATAGAACGAAACAGGAGATCGTGATCGATGTCCTCAGCACAGATGCCGTAAAGGTGCGAATCGGTCAAGTTGTACTGATCACCGGCTGGGGCGGAGAAGACACACTCATCGCGAGGGTGACGCGGGTTGAACCGGCCGCTCGTGTGAAGGTCTCCTCCCTTGGCGTAGAAGAAAAGCGCGTAGATGTGGTGGCTGTTCTTGCTGAGGTATCGTCCGTGATCGGAGATGCCTACAAGGTTGATGCAGGGATCGTTCTCTGGGAGAAGCAGAACGTGGTCACCGTCCCACTTGGCGCACTGCTGCGCGAAAAGAACGGCTGGTATACGTTCGTTGTGGAGGATGGGAAAGCGAAGAAGCGCAGCGTGACTCTCGGGCCGCGATCTGCGCTTCTTACATCTGTTTCACAAGGACTCACTGAAGGGGAGACGGTTATCCTTCACCCGGCTGAAGCCCTTAAAGAGAATGATGCTGTTGAGTGA